A part of Arthrobacter dokdonellae genomic DNA contains:
- a CDS encoding PDR/VanB family oxidoreductase — MTATAVQAKVHPAVKGGLELEVTGVSPQTDAITSITFVDPSGAALPSYVPGSHLVVQCGTGANAYSLTGSGTAPSEYTISVLQVEDGAGGSRAMHRLSVGDRVHAARPRSAFAPTSNATHFLLVAAGIGITPVLSHARSAAEWGTAADLIYVHRPGAGAHVAEARELLGPALTECGDRASFQKVLAEKLTTQPLGTHLYVCGPLAFMDAVLDQAREQGWSTARLHSEAFGAAELDAGEPFTVTLARSGTRLDVPAGVSLLETLESAGKSIPNMCRKGICGECAIPVLRGTPQHRDLYLNDQEKAENTTMMCCVSRSQDEELELDL; from the coding sequence ATGACAGCGACAGCAGTCCAGGCCAAGGTCCACCCTGCGGTCAAGGGCGGACTTGAGCTTGAGGTCACGGGCGTCAGTCCCCAGACGGACGCGATTACCAGCATTACTTTTGTTGATCCATCGGGGGCCGCACTGCCTTCCTACGTGCCGGGGAGCCACCTTGTGGTCCAATGCGGGACTGGCGCCAACGCGTACTCACTCACCGGATCGGGCACCGCCCCGTCCGAATACACCATCTCGGTTCTTCAGGTCGAAGACGGTGCTGGCGGCTCAAGGGCCATGCACCGGCTCAGCGTCGGAGACCGCGTGCATGCGGCCCGTCCTCGCAGCGCCTTTGCACCCACCTCCAATGCCACCCATTTTCTCCTGGTTGCGGCAGGGATCGGCATCACCCCGGTGCTTTCACACGCCCGGTCCGCTGCCGAATGGGGCACGGCAGCGGACCTGATCTACGTGCACCGGCCGGGGGCGGGGGCCCACGTTGCCGAAGCACGGGAATTGCTCGGACCCGCCTTGACCGAATGCGGCGACCGGGCCAGTTTCCAGAAGGTCTTGGCCGAAAAGCTCACGACCCAGCCACTGGGCACCCATCTCTACGTCTGCGGGCCGCTGGCCTTCATGGATGCAGTCCTGGACCAGGCCCGGGAGCAGGGATGGTCGACGGCCCGGCTGCATTCAGAAGCGTTTGGCGCCGCCGAGCTGGACGCGGGCGAACCCTTCACCGTGACCCTGGCCCGCAGCGGCACCCGCTTGGACGTGCCGGCCGGCGTTTCCCTGCTGGAAACCCTAGAAAGCGCGGGCAAAAGCATTCCCAACATGTGCCGCAAGGGCATCTGCGGGGAATGCGCCATCCCGGTCCTTCGCGGGACACCCCAGCACCGGGACCTCTACCTGAACGATCAGGAAAAGGCCGAGAACACCACCATGATGTGCTGCGTTTCACGCAGCCAGGATGAAGAATTGGAGTTGGACCTTTGA
- a CDS encoding heme-dependent oxidative N-demethylase family protein, which produces MSTIITDKDLDTAVLPERIRRFPFPFSADSYRYSANVEPAHKTVPTEVGSWGSFLIDIDEHYLSELQEREEILNKDPSRTAVLPHMRSAVWDAITTLLPIMAEEYPHAMSYHREGNACRWTNTLQNLELEFTIGDDDSLPMGPLRFLGSQIQDDLVFLDPREDTLWLDAGLVTFAADWSFGFDVGMKFMEVHTPVPRVQTEPVINRAHQFLLRLQPGEEFRRTNWTMTIGQRLDTSTETYPQWGPDRGTIADDPDLPSKLHLRVEVQHMLCLPHSGAVLFLIRSYLLPLTDIAQVPPWRERLGHVLAELPEDMADYKGITRYRNAASNWLLNV; this is translated from the coding sequence TTGAGCACCATCATCACCGACAAAGACCTGGACACCGCCGTCCTGCCGGAACGGATCCGACGCTTCCCCTTCCCCTTTTCCGCTGACAGCTACCGCTACAGCGCCAATGTGGAACCCGCCCATAAAACAGTCCCGACCGAGGTCGGCTCCTGGGGATCCTTCCTGATCGACATCGACGAACACTACCTCTCCGAGCTCCAGGAACGAGAGGAAATCCTGAACAAGGACCCCTCACGCACAGCAGTCCTGCCCCACATGCGATCCGCCGTCTGGGACGCCATCACCACCCTGCTGCCCATCATGGCCGAAGAATACCCGCACGCGATGTCCTACCACCGAGAGGGCAACGCCTGCCGCTGGACAAACACCCTTCAGAACCTGGAACTGGAATTCACCATCGGCGACGACGATTCCCTCCCCATGGGGCCCCTACGCTTCCTCGGCAGTCAAATCCAGGACGACCTCGTTTTCCTCGACCCCCGTGAAGACACCCTGTGGCTGGACGCAGGCCTTGTCACCTTCGCCGCCGACTGGTCCTTCGGATTCGACGTGGGCATGAAGTTCATGGAAGTGCACACCCCCGTTCCCCGTGTCCAAACAGAACCCGTCATCAACCGGGCCCATCAATTCCTCCTCCGGCTACAACCCGGGGAAGAATTCCGCCGGACCAACTGGACAATGACCATAGGCCAGCGCCTGGACACCTCCACCGAAACCTACCCGCAATGGGGACCAGACCGCGGCACCATCGCCGACGACCCAGACCTGCCAAGCAAGCTCCACCTGCGAGTGGAAGTACAACACATGCTCTGCCTCCCACACTCCGGAGCCGTCCTTTTCCTCATCCGGTCCTACCTGCTCCCCCTAACCGACATCGCCCAAGTACCCCCCTGGCGCGAACGCCTCGGCCACGTCCTCGCCGAACTCCCCGAAGACATGGCCGACTACAAAGGCATCACCCGCTACCGCAACGCCGCATCAAACTGGCTGCTAAACGTCTAA
- a CDS encoding primary-amine oxidase, with the protein MSVSTEAHTVVGVSHPLDPLSRAEISRAVSILKDGQAAAESFRFISVELREPAKELLRAGSATVREADAVLVDRGTGNAYAAVVDLDSGIVSGWTQLASGVQPPFMLDEFAECEEACRKDRDVIAALAARGLTNLGLVCFEPWSVGYFGEDAQGRRLMRALVFVRENPTDSPYAHPIENFVVFYDLSSGEVVKVEDNESIPVPRASGNYLPEYVGPARTDLKPISITQPEGASFKVTGNHVQWADWSFRVGFTPREGLVLHQLRFRDQGVERPVINRASLSEMVVPYGDPAPVQAKKNAFDSGEYNIGNMANSLKLGCDCLGEIKYFDGITTDSHGNPMTIENAICMHEEDDSIMWKHFDFREGTAEVRRSRKLVISFIATVANYEYAFYWHLYLDGSIEFLVKATGILSTAAQHPGEKTPYGQALNNDGLYGPIHQHMFNVRMDFEIDGPRNAVYEVDMEIPENNPTHTAFKAVDRLLETEQAAIRKADASKHRFWKIVNHDSTNIVDEPVAYRLIPTNAITLAAGDQSYVSQRAQFARNNLWVTAYDRTERFAAGEFPNQSTGADDGLPAWTQADRNIVDKDLVVWYTFGMHHVVRLEDWPVMPRQNIGFTLEPHGFFNQNPTLNLPTQQTTTTTHCCNEN; encoded by the coding sequence ATGTCTGTCAGTACTGAAGCCCACACCGTTGTAGGCGTTTCGCACCCTTTGGATCCGTTGTCGCGGGCTGAGATTTCCCGGGCGGTGTCGATCTTGAAGGATGGCCAGGCCGCGGCGGAGTCGTTCCGTTTCATCAGCGTTGAGTTGCGTGAGCCGGCGAAGGAATTGTTGCGGGCCGGCAGTGCAACGGTCCGTGAGGCCGACGCCGTCCTGGTTGACCGTGGCACGGGAAATGCATACGCGGCCGTGGTCGACCTTGACTCCGGCATCGTGTCGGGGTGGACGCAGCTGGCTTCAGGCGTTCAGCCGCCCTTTATGCTGGATGAGTTTGCCGAGTGCGAGGAAGCCTGTCGGAAGGACCGGGACGTCATCGCGGCCCTGGCCGCCCGGGGCCTGACCAATCTGGGTCTGGTCTGCTTTGAGCCGTGGTCCGTGGGCTACTTCGGCGAAGACGCCCAGGGCCGGCGCCTGATGCGCGCCCTGGTCTTCGTCCGCGAGAATCCCACCGACAGCCCCTATGCGCACCCGATCGAGAACTTCGTTGTCTTCTACGACCTCAGCTCCGGGGAGGTTGTCAAGGTCGAGGACAACGAGTCCATCCCCGTGCCGCGTGCCAGCGGGAACTACCTGCCCGAGTACGTCGGCCCGGCCCGCACGGACCTCAAACCCATTTCCATCACCCAGCCCGAAGGCGCTTCCTTCAAGGTCACCGGCAACCACGTCCAGTGGGCCGACTGGTCCTTCCGTGTCGGCTTCACCCCCCGCGAAGGCCTCGTCCTTCACCAGCTGCGGTTCCGCGACCAGGGCGTGGAACGGCCCGTGATCAACAGGGCCTCCCTCTCGGAAATGGTCGTCCCCTACGGCGACCCCGCACCGGTGCAGGCAAAGAAGAACGCCTTCGACTCCGGTGAATACAACATCGGCAACATGGCCAACTCCCTCAAGCTCGGCTGCGACTGCCTGGGCGAGATCAAGTACTTCGACGGCATCACCACCGACAGCCACGGCAACCCGATGACCATCGAAAACGCCATCTGCATGCATGAAGAAGACGACAGCATCATGTGGAAGCACTTCGACTTCCGCGAAGGCACCGCCGAAGTCCGACGCTCCCGCAAGCTCGTGATCTCCTTCATCGCCACCGTCGCCAACTACGAATACGCCTTCTACTGGCACCTCTACCTCGACGGGAGCATCGAGTTCCTCGTCAAGGCCACCGGCATCCTCTCCACCGCCGCCCAGCACCCCGGCGAGAAGACCCCGTACGGGCAGGCCCTAAACAACGACGGACTCTACGGACCCATCCACCAGCACATGTTCAACGTCCGCATGGACTTTGAAATCGACGGGCCACGCAACGCCGTCTACGAAGTCGACATGGAAATCCCCGAGAACAACCCCACCCACACCGCCTTCAAGGCCGTGGACCGGCTCCTGGAAACCGAACAAGCAGCTATCCGCAAGGCCGACGCATCCAAGCACCGCTTCTGGAAGATCGTCAACCACGACAGCACGAACATCGTGGACGAACCCGTAGCGTACCGCCTCATCCCCACCAACGCCATCACCCTGGCCGCCGGCGACCAGTCCTACGTCAGCCAGCGCGCCCAGTTCGCCCGCAACAACCTCTGGGTCACCGCCTACGACCGCACCGAACGCTTCGCCGCCGGGGAATTCCCCAACCAAAGCACCGGCGCCGACGACGGCCTGCCCGCCTGGACCCAAGCCGACCGGAACATCGTCGATAAAGACCTCGTGGTCTGGTACACCTTCGGCATGCACCACGTCGTCCGCCTCGAAGACTGGCCCGTCATGCCCCGCCAAAACATCGGCTTCACGCTCGAACCCCACGGCTTCTTCAACCAAAACCCCACCCTCAACCTCCCCACACAGCAAACCACCACCACCACGCACTGCTGCAACGAGAACTAA
- a CDS encoding APC family permease — translation MSHPPKHDTSGLDHFGYTQSLDRSIGKFASFAAGVSYISILTSVFQLFYFGFGTGGPAYWWTWVLVFVGQLMVALCFAELAGRYPVAGAVYNWAKQLASKTSSWMAGWLLLVASIVTVGAVALSLQITLPQIWTGFQMVGDGTGTYDFALNGVVLATLLIIFTTLVNAFGVKLLTKINSIGVFVELFAAVFLVLALAFHAHRGPGVVFNTLGTGHGQALGYFGAFLVASMASGYAMYGFDTASSLGEETMNPKKTAPRAIIRAVTASFILGGAVLLTALMAAPNLSDPKLGQADGGMQYLVLSILGGPFGKAFLVCVVIAITVCALAIHAAAIRMMFAMARDNNLPFSRQLARVHPVRKTPTVAAITIGVLALIPLLVNIGQPAIFTIVSTIGIVLIYMAYLLVTFPMLLSRFRKRWPLVDDETETGFSLGKWGFIVNLIAVVWGAAMTVNLIWPRQAIYNSVAPFEWYLQWGGVIFVVFVVVVGILLYRLRIRHHTGVLKEHSTVDLDILADAEEDEQGVPAMS, via the coding sequence ATGTCACACCCACCAAAACACGACACAAGCGGGCTTGACCACTTTGGCTACACGCAGTCGCTTGACCGGAGTATCGGTAAATTCGCGAGCTTCGCGGCCGGCGTCAGCTATATTTCCATCCTCACGAGTGTTTTTCAGCTTTTCTACTTTGGCTTCGGTACCGGAGGGCCAGCCTATTGGTGGACCTGGGTCCTGGTATTCGTCGGTCAATTGATGGTCGCGCTCTGTTTTGCCGAGCTCGCGGGCCGGTATCCGGTCGCTGGCGCTGTATACAACTGGGCCAAGCAGCTTGCCTCGAAAACGTCGTCATGGATGGCAGGTTGGCTGCTGTTGGTCGCCTCGATCGTGACAGTCGGTGCTGTCGCATTGTCTCTTCAGATTACGCTGCCGCAGATCTGGACCGGCTTCCAGATGGTAGGTGACGGAACCGGCACCTACGATTTCGCGCTCAACGGTGTCGTGCTTGCAACACTCCTGATCATATTTACCACTCTCGTGAATGCGTTTGGTGTCAAGCTATTGACGAAGATCAACAGCATCGGCGTGTTTGTGGAACTCTTCGCGGCTGTGTTCCTGGTACTTGCTCTGGCATTCCACGCGCACCGTGGGCCCGGGGTTGTTTTCAACACCCTTGGAACGGGTCATGGCCAAGCCCTTGGATACTTCGGCGCGTTCCTTGTCGCATCCATGGCTTCTGGTTATGCCATGTACGGTTTCGACACCGCCAGTTCCCTCGGTGAAGAAACCATGAACCCGAAGAAAACCGCGCCGAGGGCAATCATTAGGGCCGTAACGGCATCCTTCATCCTGGGTGGGGCAGTGCTCCTCACTGCTCTCATGGCTGCCCCGAACCTGTCCGACCCCAAGCTCGGGCAAGCAGACGGAGGCATGCAGTACCTCGTCCTGTCGATTCTTGGCGGACCCTTTGGCAAGGCCTTCCTGGTCTGCGTCGTGATTGCAATCACTGTCTGCGCACTCGCCATCCATGCTGCGGCCATCCGCATGATGTTCGCCATGGCGCGGGACAACAACTTGCCGTTTAGCCGCCAGCTTGCGAGAGTGCACCCGGTTCGCAAGACCCCCACGGTGGCTGCCATCACCATTGGCGTTCTCGCCCTCATTCCGCTGCTGGTCAATATCGGCCAGCCCGCCATCTTTACGATTGTTTCCACCATTGGAATCGTCCTGATCTACATGGCCTATTTGCTGGTTACCTTTCCGATGCTCCTTAGTAGGTTCCGGAAGAGGTGGCCACTGGTTGACGATGAGACGGAGACAGGGTTCAGCCTGGGTAAGTGGGGCTTCATCGTCAATCTCATTGCTGTCGTGTGGGGAGCGGCAATGACCGTCAACCTGATCTGGCCTCGTCAGGCGATCTACAACTCAGTGGCCCCGTTCGAGTGGTACCTGCAGTGGGGCGGGGTTATCTTCGTCGTCTTCGTCGTAGTCGTCGGTATCTTGCTCTACCGGCTGCGTATCAGGCACCACACGGGTGTGCTGAAGGAACATTCCACAGTTGATTTGGACATCTTGGCGGATGCTGAAGAAGACGAGCAAGGCGTCCCTGCAATGAGCTAA
- a CDS encoding cupin domain-containing protein, with product METTTIGTLIKAGSIHKVEGGYLGLPSMNETGVEAAIGDSLHNPEGSVMSAGFFELKASEPLVYTYTYDEMKVVVQGEFILTDQDTGETTHAKERDVLFFPKGTTVKFETPDYALGFFTGHRSFAP from the coding sequence ATGGAAACCACCACAATCGGAACTCTGATCAAGGCCGGGTCCATTCACAAGGTTGAAGGCGGATATCTTGGGCTGCCCTCGATGAACGAGACGGGAGTTGAAGCCGCCATCGGCGACTCCCTGCACAACCCGGAGGGCTCGGTCATGAGCGCCGGTTTCTTCGAACTGAAGGCCTCCGAGCCCCTGGTCTACACATACACGTACGACGAAATGAAGGTCGTTGTCCAAGGCGAATTCATCCTCACCGACCAAGACACAGGGGAAACCACGCACGCCAAGGAACGCGATGTGCTGTTCTTCCCCAAGGGAACAACAGTGAAGTTCGAAACCCCCGACTACGCACTCGGGTTCTTCACCGGCCACCGCTCCTTCGCACCCTAA
- a CDS encoding dimethylamine monooxygenase subunit DmmA family protein, which produces MTAMERAYCDPGFRGLICVSFGKADSLTADYYNGGQRRHVIHFDDANTETLSHLRSTIELACVGVRLVLIGPLVDIQAAAAVAAECGLVEEEVTLVGDRSDHLRVFCAHCRAVTRTVEPIGSEFECQGCTTVLSISNHFSRRIAAYLGFSAHAEEAA; this is translated from the coding sequence ATGACTGCGATGGAACGCGCATACTGTGATCCAGGTTTCCGTGGACTCATCTGCGTGTCGTTTGGTAAAGCTGACTCCCTCACTGCGGACTACTACAACGGTGGCCAGCGTCGGCATGTCATTCACTTCGACGATGCAAACACGGAAACCCTTTCGCATCTGAGGTCCACAATCGAGCTGGCCTGCGTGGGCGTCCGTCTCGTCCTCATAGGGCCACTGGTCGACATTCAGGCGGCTGCCGCCGTGGCTGCGGAATGCGGCCTGGTCGAAGAGGAAGTGACGCTCGTGGGGGACCGATCCGACCATCTTAGGGTCTTCTGCGCACATTGTCGCGCCGTGACAAGGACCGTTGAGCCGATCGGTTCTGAATTCGAGTGTCAAGGATGCACCACTGTCCTGTCGATCTCTAACCATTTTTCCCGGCGCATCGCTGCATACCTGGGATTCTCCGCACATGCCGAGGAGGCAGCATGA
- a CDS encoding primary-amine oxidase translates to MSVSTEAHTVVGVSHPLDPLSRAEISRAVSILKEGQAAAESFRFISVELREPAKELLRAGSATVREADAVLVDRGTGNAYAAVVDLDSGIVSGWTQLASGVQPPFMLDEFAECEEACRKDRDVIAALAARGLTNLGLVCFEPWSVGYFGEDAQGRRLMRALVFVRENPTDSPYAHPIENFVVFYDLSSGEVVKVEDNESIPVPRASGNYLPEYVGPARTDLKPISITQPEGASFKVTGNHVQWADWSFRVGFTPREGLVLHQLRFRDQGVERPVINRASLSEMVVPYGDPAPVQAKKNAFDSGEYNIGNMANSLKLGCDCLGEIKYFDGITTDSHGNPMTIENAICMHEEDDSIMWKHFDFREGTAEVRRSRKLVISFIATVANYEYAFYWHLYLDGSIEFLVKATGILSTAAQHPGEKTPYGQALNNDGLYGPIHQHMFNVRMDFEIDGPRNAVYEVDMEIPENNPTHTAFKAVDRLLETEQAAIRKADASKHRFWKIVNHDSTNIVDEPVAYRLIPTNAITLAAGDQSYVSQRAQFARNNLWVTAYDRTERFAAGEFPNQSTGADDGLPAWTQADRNIVDKDLVVWYTFGMHHVVRLEDWPVMPRQNIGFTLEPHGFFNQNPTLNLPTQQTTTTTHCCNGHEQ, encoded by the coding sequence ATGTCTGTCAGTACTGAAGCCCACACCGTAGTAGGCGTTTCGCACCCCCTGGATCCGTTGTCGCGGGCTGAGATTTCCCGGGCGGTTTCGATCTTGAAGGAGGGCCAGGCCGCGGCGGAGTCGTTCCGTTTCATCAGCGTTGAGTTGCGTGAGCCGGCCAAGGAATTGTTGCGGGCCGGCAGTGCAACGGTCCGTGAGGCCGACGCCGTCCTGGTGGACCGGGGCACGGGAAATGCATACGCGGCCGTGGTCGACCTTGACTCCGGCATCGTGTCGGGGTGGACGCAGCTGGCTTCAGGCGTTCAGCCGCCCTTTATGCTGGATGAGTTTGCCGAGTGCGAGGAAGCCTGTCGGAAGGACCGGGACGTCATCGCGGCCCTGGCCGCCCGGGGCCTGACCAATCTGGGTCTGGTCTGCTTTGAGCCGTGGTCCGTGGGCTACTTCGGCGAAGACGCCCAGGGCCGGCGCCTGATGCGCGCCCTGGTCTTCGTCCGCGAGAATCCCACCGACAGCCCCTACGCACACCCGATCGAGAACTTCGTTGTCTTCTACGACCTCAGCTCCGGGGAGGTTGTCAAGGTCGAGGACAACGAGTCCATCCCCGTGCCGCGTGCCAGCGGGAACTACCTGCCCGAGTACGTCGGCCCGGCCCGCACGGACCTCAAACCCATTTCCATCACCCAGCCCGAAGGCGCTTCCTTCAAGGTCACCGGCAACCACGTCCAGTGGGCCGACTGGTCCTTCCGTGTCGGCTTCACCCCCCGCGAAGGCCTCGTCCTTCACCAGCTGCGGTTCCGCGACCAGGGCGTGGAACGGCCCGTGATCAACAGGGCCTCCCTCTCGGAAATGGTCGTCCCCTACGGCGACCCCGCACCGGTGCAGGCAAAGAAGAACGCCTTCGACTCCGGTGAATACAACATCGGCAACATGGCCAACTCCCTCAAGCTCGGCTGCGACTGCCTGGGCGAGATCAAGTACTTCGACGGCATCACCACCGACAGCCACGGCAACCCGATGACCATCGAAAACGCCATCTGCATGCATGAAGAAGACGACAGCATCATGTGGAAGCACTTCGACTTCCGCGAAGGCACCGCCGAAGTCCGACGCTCCCGCAAGCTCGTGATCTCCTTCATCGCCACCGTCGCCAACTACGAATACGCCTTCTACTGGCACCTCTACCTCGACGGGAGCATCGAGTTCCTCGTCAAGGCCACCGGCATCCTCTCCACCGCCGCCCAGCACCCCGGCGAGAAGACCCCGTACGGGCAGGCCCTAAACAACGACGGACTCTACGGACCCATCCACCAGCACATGTTCAACGTCCGCATGGACTTTGAAATCGACGGGCCACGCAACGCCGTCTACGAAGTCGACATGGAAATCCCCGAGAACAACCCCACCCACACCGCCTTCAAGGCCGTGGACCGGCTCCTGGAAACCGAACAAGCAGCCATCCGCAAGGCCGACGCATCCAAGCACCGCTTCTGGAAGATCGTCAACCACGACAGCACGAACATCGTGGACGAACCCGTAGCGTACCGCCTCATCCCCACCAACGCCATCACCCTGGCCGCCGGCGACCAGTCCTACGTCAGCCAGCGCGCCCAGTTCGCCCGCAACAACCTCTGGGTCACCGCCTACGACCGCACCGAACGCTTCGCCGCCGGGGAATTCCCCAACCAAAGCACCGGCGCCGACGACGGCCTGCCCGCCTGGACCCAAGCCGACCGGAACATCGTCGATAAAGACCTCGTGGTCTGGTACACCTTCGGCATGCACCACGTCGTCCGCCTCGAAGACTGGCCCGTCATGCCCCGCCAAAACATCGGCTTCACGCTCGAACCCCACGGCTTCTTCAACCAAAACCCCACCCTCAACCTCCCCACACAGCAAACCACCACCACCACACACTGCTGCAACGGGCACGAACAATGA
- a CDS encoding NAD(P)-binding domain-containing protein, whose protein sequence is MVLRVGIIGAGPSGMAQLRAFESARQKGAAIPKILCFEKQDDWGGQWNNTWRIGLDNHGEPVHSSMYRHLWSNGPKECLEFSDYSFDEHFGRPISSFPPREVLFDYIKGRVEKSDVRKYVRFNTVARHTSYNEETQEFTVTVENLKTNFTETHVFDKLVVATGHFSVPAVPEFKGIKTFPGEVLHAHDFRGAERFAGKRLLMIGSSYSAEDIGMQAHKMGAASITLSYRTAPMGYHWPWNTVERPLVTHFDGGIAHFSDGTQGEFDVVVLCTGYQHKYPFLPSELSLRSPNVLYPANLYKGVVWQQNTNLFYLGAQDQYYTFNMFDAQAWFARDVMTGKIALPSLAERDADVQLWLERLAALLDHDSEADYQSDYLRELINATDYPAFDLDAVSQLFKDWMHNKHTDILGYRDAVHRSVVTGTVSTKHHTRWLNAMDDSLERYLHGSSQDVDTGTPAAVAVDV, encoded by the coding sequence ATGGTCCTACGAGTCGGAATCATTGGTGCAGGCCCTAGCGGCATGGCACAACTGCGGGCGTTTGAATCGGCACGCCAAAAAGGCGCCGCGATCCCCAAAATCCTCTGTTTTGAAAAACAGGACGACTGGGGCGGCCAATGGAACAACACCTGGCGCATCGGCCTCGATAACCACGGCGAACCCGTCCACTCCAGCATGTACCGGCATCTGTGGTCCAATGGGCCCAAGGAATGCCTGGAGTTCTCGGATTACTCCTTTGACGAGCACTTTGGCCGGCCCATCTCCTCTTTCCCGCCTCGCGAAGTCCTCTTTGACTACATCAAGGGCCGCGTGGAAAAGTCGGACGTCCGAAAATACGTCCGTTTCAACACCGTGGCACGCCACACCAGCTACAACGAGGAAACGCAGGAATTCACAGTGACGGTTGAGAACCTCAAAACCAACTTCACTGAGACGCACGTGTTCGACAAGCTCGTTGTCGCCACAGGCCATTTCTCCGTCCCTGCAGTCCCCGAGTTCAAAGGCATTAAAACCTTCCCGGGCGAGGTGCTGCATGCCCACGATTTCCGGGGTGCTGAGCGCTTTGCCGGCAAGCGGCTGCTTATGATCGGCAGCAGCTATTCGGCCGAGGACATTGGCATGCAGGCCCACAAGATGGGTGCCGCGTCCATCACCCTTAGCTACCGCACGGCACCTATGGGCTATCACTGGCCTTGGAACACGGTGGAGCGCCCGCTCGTCACACATTTTGACGGCGGCATTGCGCACTTTAGCGACGGCACCCAAGGTGAGTTTGACGTCGTCGTGCTGTGCACCGGATATCAGCACAAGTACCCGTTCCTGCCCAGCGAGCTCTCGCTTAGGTCGCCGAACGTGCTGTACCCTGCGAACCTCTACAAGGGCGTGGTGTGGCAGCAGAACACGAATCTGTTCTACCTAGGGGCGCAGGACCAGTACTACACCTTCAACATGTTTGACGCGCAGGCCTGGTTTGCGCGCGACGTCATGACCGGCAAAATTGCCCTGCCATCCCTGGCCGAGCGCGATGCGGACGTCCAGCTCTGGCTCGAACGCCTGGCCGCCCTGTTGGACCACGACTCCGAGGCCGACTACCAGTCCGACTACTTACGCGAGCTCATCAACGCCACCGACTACCCGGCTTTTGATCTGGATGCCGTTTCCCAGTTATTCAAGGACTGGATGCACAACAAGCACACGGACATCCTCGGCTACCGCGACGCCGTCCACCGCTCGGTCGTCACCGGCACCGTGTCCACCAAGCACCACACGCGTTGGCTCAACGCCATGGATGACTCCCTGGAACGCTACCTGCACGGCTCTTCGCAGGACGTAGATACCGGCACGCCCGCCGCTGTCGCCGTAGATGTCTAA